Proteins encoded together in one Juglans regia cultivar Chandler chromosome 9, Walnut 2.0, whole genome shotgun sequence window:
- the LOC108994373 gene encoding serine/threonine-protein phosphatase 6 regulatory ankyrin repeat subunit A-like codes for MTTTCMDRNLYNAAAKGTITDFKDHSFERPLDALLTPNKNTILHIFITALENRIESTENNFVRDILNMCPSLLCQVNVKDETPLHVAARVEAVRDMLRMVNKEKDTALHEAVRYNHLEVTKLLIKEDPDFSYTVNDAGETPLYIAVERNYEKLAKEILLNCKSPAYDGPLGRTALHAAIIWDNRETTEKILKIIEGAITKKVDQEGWTPLHLAAYLDQSNSTELLLEHDSQVAYMKDKEGRTPVHIAAHRANKQLMKMIIDRCPDCCELVDNRGWNALHFAVEGNWPDSVVGVILENSSFSNLLNEKDDEGNTPLHHQYSRCFEKAKKNLMDHPRVDKMAFNKNNHNAYQVTLTSAKLSAIEDIYLVLWVELDRPGHCAISMQCDRFKPDVGLQPMIEISLLLSALSLD; via the exons ATGACCACCACTTGCATGGATCGGAATCTCTATAATGCTGCAGCAAAAGGCACCATCACGGATTTCAAAGATCATAGCTTTGAACGGCCACTAGATGCCTTATTAACaccaaacaaaaacacaatccTCCATATTTTCATCACAGCCCTCGAAAATCGGATAGAATCAACAGAAAATAACTTCGTGAGAGATATACTCAACATGTGTCCCTCGCTTTTATGTCAAGTCAATGTCAAAGATGAAACTCCATTACATGTCGCAGCAAG GGTTGAAGCAGTCAGGGATATGCTTAGGATGGTGAACAAAGAGAAAGACACAGCCTTACATGAGGCTGTACGTTATAATCACCTTGAAGTGACAAAACTTTTAATCAAGGAAGACCCAGATTTTTCATATACTGTTAATGATGCCGGAGAAACTCCACTCTACATTGCCGTTGAGAGAAACTATGAAAAATTGGCGAAGGAAATTCTGCTCAACTGCAAATCACCCGCTTATGATGGCCCCTTAGGTAGAACAGCTTTGCATGCTGCAATTATTTGGGATAACAGAG AAACGActgaaaaaattctgaaaataatTGAAGGAGCCATAACTAAAAAAGTAGACCAAGAAGGTTGGACTCCATTGCACTTGGCTGCATACTTAGATCAGTCGAATTCTACAGAGCTGTTGCTAGAACATGATTCACAAGTAGCATACATGAAAGACAAAGAGGGGAGGACACCTGTTCACATTGCAGCTCATCGTGCCAATAAGCAGCTCATGAAAATGATTATAGACAGGTGTCCAGATTGTTGCGAACTGGTTGACAATAGAGGCTGGAATGCGTTGCACTTTGCGGTGGAGGGCAATTGGCCAGATTCCGTAGTGGGAGTGATCCTTGAAAATTCGTCTTTCAGCAATCTTTTGAATGAGAAGGACGACGAAGGGAACACTCCTCTCCATCACCAATATTCCCGCTGTTTTGAGAAGGCGAAGAAGAATCTCATGGATCACCCCAGAGTAGATAAGATGGCCTTCAACAAAAATAACCATAATGCTTATCAAGTCACTTTAACTAGTGCAAAGTTATCGGCAATAGAG GATATCTACCTTGTTCTCTGGGTAGAACTAGATCGACCTGGTCATTGCGCAATAAGCATGCAGTGCGACCGATTCAAGCCTGATGTGGGTTTACAACCCATGATTGAGATTTCACTGCTGCTCTCGGCCCTCTCCCTCGATTGA